From one Sesamum indicum cultivar Zhongzhi No. 13 linkage group LG13, S_indicum_v1.0, whole genome shotgun sequence genomic stretch:
- the LOC105176111 gene encoding uncharacterized protein LOC105176111, translated as MHASKMLLLLSPSPTPLLPPRNHRPFTHYRAKLRQRRPPINLHAMAKQSGDESVTTTAAETAAVVSGLVATPVIGWSLYTLKTTGCGLPPGPGGSIGALEGVSYLAVVGIVAWSLYTKTKTGSGLPNGPFGLLGAVEGLSYLSLLAIVVVFGLQYFEQGSIPGPLPSEQCFG; from the coding sequence ATGCACGCTTCAAAGATGTTACTACTCCTGTCCCCATCTCCCACGCCGCTGCTGCCGCCTCGAAACCACCGCCCTTTCACTCACTATAGGGCGAAACTCAGGCAGCGGCGGCCTCCGATCAATCTCCACGCCATGGCCAAGCAAAGCGGTGATGAAAGCGTCACCACCACCGCCGCTGAGACGGCCGCTGTCGTCTCCGGATTAGTTGCTACTCCGGTCATCGGGTGGTCGCTTTACACTCTCAAGACTACCGGTTGCGGGCTGCCGCCCGGCCCCGGTGGGTCTATAGGTGCACTGGAAGGAGTGAGCTACCTGGCAGTGGTAGGCATTGTGGCTTGGTCGCTGTACACCAAGACGAAAACGGGTTCGGGCCTGCCCAACGGGCCATTTGGCCTGTTGGGAGCTGTTGAGGGCCTCTCGTACTTGTCGTTGCTCGCCATTGTTGTTGTGTTCGGGCTGCAGTACTTTGAGCAGGGATCAATTCCCGGCCCGCTTCCTAGCGAACAATGCTTTGGTTGA
- the LOC105176109 gene encoding acidic leucine-rich nuclear phosphoprotein 32-related protein, whose product MDEIWERAVETALDGQTDVDLVRTLTLDGAVKCVHGRLPPPSLFEKFHNLQHLSMANIGVSSLEQFPRLRNLQKLILSDNRIAGGLEFLMEAGLESLRDLDLSNNRISDINDLRPLAELRLVSLDLYECPVTRVKDYRSRVFGLIRSLKYLDKMDAEENERPESDDEEEDEEDEEDDPGSGEIDGEDTSYRLNNGQRAGSEGVVDVDEDEESDADEEETETSRGVNGSSHGGGSHHHSNGFRVEAIDGEEDEEEGEEEDDSVEEVYEDDEGEDEDVVEVHEIDDSDDGEDGVEDDEDEEDDEDEDEEEVDNDERDFGEPESSRRLTGTEGEIDGHEQGEDDADEDDDGETGEEEQAVEEDGEFEDEEEAEDEEDDYGSGYLVQPVGRVEVDAGGSDMGEGEDPEMEEDIEDEDDQDGEVQELPPSSSHKRKRNDDDDDDGDEDEEDDNIVQYSKSSKHR is encoded by the exons ATGGATGAGATCTGGGAGAGGGCGGTGGAGACAGCTTTGGACGGCCAAACCGACGTTGATTTGGTCAGGACATTAACCCTTGACGGAGCGGTTAAGTGCGTTCATGGCCGGTTGCCCCCGCCGTCGCTTTTCGAGAAGTTTCACAACCTGCAGCACCTTTCCATGGCCAACATCGGGGTCTCGTCGCTGGAGCAGTTCCCTCGTCTACGAAACTTGCAGAAGCTTATCCTGTCTGACAATCGGATTGCCGGAGGACTCGAATTCCTCATGGAAGCGGGGCTTGAATCTCTACGAGACCTTGATTTGTCAAATAATCGGATTTCAGATATTAACGACTTGAGACCCCTGGCAGAGCTGAGGTTGGTTTCGTTGGATCTTTACGAGTGTCCAGTTACGCGGGTTAAGGACTACCGATCTCGTGTTTTTGGTTTGATTAGGTCAttgaaatatttggataaaatggATGCCGAAGAGAATGAGAGGCCAGAGTCTGACGATGAGGAGGAGGATGAAGAGGATGAGGAGGATGATCCGGGGAGTGGAGAAATTGACGGTGAGGATACCTCGTATAGGCTGAATAATGGGCAGCGAGCGGGGAGCGAGGGGGTTGTGGATGTTGATGAGGACGAGGAGAGTGATGCAGACGAGGAGGAAACGGAGACCTCTAGGGGGGTTAATGGGTCAAGTCATGGTGGCGGTTCCCATCATCATTCTAATGGGTTTAGAGTGGAGGCTATAGATGGAGAGGAGGATGAGgaggaaggagaagaagaagatgactCGGTGGAGGAAGTATATGAGGATGATGAAGGTGAGGACGAAGATGTGGTGGAAGTTCATGAGATAGATGACAGTGATGATGGAGAAGATGGCGTGGAAGACGATGAGGACGAGGAGGATGATGAAGACGAGGATGAAGAAGAAGTAGATAATGATGAGAGGGATTTTGGGGAGCCCGAGAGTTCCAGGAGGTTGACGGGTACAGAGGGTGAAATCGATGGGCATGAGCAGGGAGAGGATGACGCGGATGAGGATGATGATGGGGAGACGGGGGAGGAAGAGCAGGCCGTTGAGGAGGATGGAGAGTTTGAGGATGAAGAAGAGGCTGAGGATGAG GAAGACGATTATGGCTCTGGTTATCTGGTTCAACCAGTCGGGCGGGTGGAAGTAGATGCTGGAGGCAGCGACATGGGTGAAGGTGAAGATCCTGAAATGGAGGAAGATATTGAGGATGAAGATGACCAAGATGGTGAGGTACAGGAGTTGCCACCATCTTCTTCCCACAAGAGGAAGAGAaatgacgatgatgatgacgaTGGTGATGAGGATGAGGAAGATGATAACATTGTGCAGTACAGCAAGTCGTCGAAGCACCGATAG